The Panicum virgatum strain AP13 chromosome 5K, P.virgatum_v5, whole genome shotgun sequence genome has a window encoding:
- the LOC120709493 gene encoding uncharacterized protein LOC120709493, which yields MEILAHKKAEGEKAALEQRILDMEEEIREERMVRESHNIEDNSQHGSNSRRQESPRSEELVNEQHDVQCGDDVSDDQHYDDSEDENFLDQRRVATPSPPAMEITTTLRNDAAPRFAHDELVGKEVILYAILRSDQAVAKGIIISTDPSSEVGQPLGRQYCEVIVNIVLKRDAILPRPYDEMEVMGDADMMSVAWPYKKLKVVNKTSKSAHGFAGTSGRC from the exons ATGGAAATTTTGGCTCATAAAAAGGCCGAAGGGGAGAAAGCAGCACTTGAACAGCGCATATTGGACATGGAGGAGGAAATCCGAGAGGAAAGGATGGTGCGAGAaagtcataatattgaagacaACTCGCAGCATGGTTCTAATTCACGACGCCAGGAG AGCCCAAGATCCGAAGAACTTGTCAATGAGCAACATGATGTTCAGTGTGGAGATGATGTTTCTGATGATCAGCACTACGATGACTCTGAGGATGAGAACTTTCTTGACCAGAGGCGTGTTGCTACCCCCTCCCCGCCTGCCATGGAGATTACAACCACGCTGAGGAATGATGCTGCCCCTCGCTTTGCCCATGATGAACTT GTTGGAAAGGAGGTGATATTATATGCCATATTGAGATCTGATCAAGCTGTGGCTAAGGGTATAATTATTTCAACTGATCCAAGCTCTGAGGTAGGTCAGCCTCTTGGAAGGCAATATTGTGAAGTTATTGTGAATATTGTGCTCAAAAGGGATGCAATTCTGCCTCGCCCCTATGATGAAATGGAGGTTATGGGCGATGCTGATATGATGTCAGTTGCGTGGCCATACAAGAAA CTGAAGGTTGTCAACAAGACATCAAAGTCAGCCCATGGGTTTGCAG GGACTTCCGGGAGATGCTAG
- the LOC120709802 gene encoding protein DMP2-like, producing MDSNAVQIQIPASSHQESSSIPADAPATKPLPAAAPKAAARSALSSASDLMKLLPTGTVLAFQALAPSFSNHGVCHVSNRYLVLSLVGACAAACVLLSFTDSLVGRDGKLYHGAATFGGFYPFNFTGTREEREATFKDLCRLRITALDFVHAFFSALVFLAVALADASIQGCLFPDAGPEVRELLVNLPLGAGFLSSMVFMIFPTTRKSIGYADMAPHAQ from the coding sequence ATGGATTCCAACGCTGTGCAGATCCAGATCCCAGCGTCAAGCCACCAAGAATCCTCCTCTATTCCGGCGGATGCTCCGGCGACGAAGCCACTGCCGGCCGCTGCGCCGAaagcggcggcgcggtcggCCCTGTCAAGCGCGTCGGACCTTATGAAGCTCCTGCCGACGGGCACCGTGCTGGCGTTCCAGGCGCTGGCGCCGTCGTTCAGCAACCACGGTGTGTGCCACGTGTCGAACCGGTACCTGGTCCTGTCGCTCGTcggcgcgtgcgccgccgcgtgcgTGCTCCTCTCCTTCACCGACAGCCTCGTCGGCCGCGACGGCAAGCTCTACCACGGCGCGGCCACCTTCGGGGGCTTCTACCCGTTCAACTTCACGGGCACGCGCGAGGAGCGGGAGGCGACGTTCAAGGACCTGTGCAGGCTCCGGATCACGGCGCTGGACTTCGTGCACGCCTTCTTCTCGGCGCTCGTGTTCCTCGCCGTGGCGCTCGCCGACGCCagcatccaggggtgcctgttCCCGGACGCCGGGCCGGAGGTGAGGGAGCTGCTGGTGAACCTGCCGCTGGGGGCGGGCTTCCTGTCCAGCATGGTGTTCATGATCTTCCCCACCACCAGGAAGAGCATCGGCTACGCGGACATGGCGCCCCACGCGCAGTGA